One Enterococcus silesiacus genomic window carries:
- a CDS encoding 6-phospho-beta-glucosidase, with translation MKNNEFLWGGSIAAHQCEGAWDQDGKGVAIMDLVTQGTYETPREICQTIEADNYYPSHEGIDFYHRYKEDIALFAEMGFKALRISIDWSRIYPMGDEEQPNQLGIQFYQNVVDELVKHKIEPIVTLYHFEMPIHLVREYGSWTNSKVIDFYLKYCQTMFEALKGKVHYWVTFNEMNHIDPQTEASDIFTYIIAGLKYTEMNDKKQTLATISYNMTLASVKAVKLARMVDPTNQVGCVFGLTPAYPLNCDPQNVMNSLKETDREFYQIDAMCMGKFPEYKFKEYQAQGINLEVSKADQEAFKEGKLDFIGLNYYSSSVAHYEGDEDNEETLFGGVQNPYLEQSKWGWAIDPTGLRYLLNYVYRRYGLPIIITENGLGAVDQLEADGSIQDDYRIEYVQKHLEQMEKAIVEDYVDCFGYLMWGPIDLVSATTGEMKKRYGFIYVDKNDDQTGTLERKKKKSFDWYQAYIKKHPHFIV, from the coding sequence ATGAAAAATAATGAATTTTTATGGGGCGGCAGTATTGCGGCTCACCAATGTGAAGGAGCTTGGGATCAAGATGGCAAAGGTGTTGCAATCATGGACCTTGTTACCCAAGGAACCTATGAAACACCGCGTGAAATCTGTCAGACGATCGAAGCAGATAACTATTATCCTTCTCACGAGGGGATTGATTTTTATCACCGCTACAAAGAAGATATTGCATTGTTTGCAGAAATGGGCTTTAAAGCATTACGCATTTCTATTGATTGGTCACGAATCTATCCTATGGGTGATGAAGAACAGCCAAACCAATTAGGGATCCAGTTTTATCAGAATGTTGTTGACGAATTGGTGAAGCATAAGATTGAACCGATCGTGACCTTATATCATTTTGAAATGCCTATTCATTTGGTGAGAGAATATGGTTCATGGACGAATTCCAAAGTGATCGATTTTTATTTAAAGTACTGTCAAACAATGTTTGAAGCGCTGAAAGGCAAAGTACATTACTGGGTAACCTTTAATGAAATGAATCATATCGATCCACAAACCGAAGCCTCAGATATTTTCACCTACATTATTGCTGGCTTGAAATATACAGAAATGAACGATAAAAAACAGACGCTAGCAACGATCAGCTATAATATGACTTTAGCTAGCGTGAAAGCTGTCAAATTAGCACGTATGGTCGATCCAACCAATCAAGTTGGCTGTGTATTTGGTTTGACACCAGCTTATCCGTTAAACTGTGATCCGCAAAATGTGATGAATTCATTGAAAGAAACTGACCGCGAATTTTACCAAATTGATGCCATGTGTATGGGCAAGTTTCCAGAATACAAATTTAAAGAATATCAAGCTCAAGGGATCAATTTAGAGGTCTCAAAAGCCGATCAGGAAGCTTTTAAAGAAGGAAAGTTAGATTTTATTGGTTTGAACTATTATTCTTCTAGTGTGGCACATTACGAAGGGGATGAGGACAATGAAGAAACGTTATTCGGCGGCGTCCAAAATCCGTATTTAGAGCAAAGCAAATGGGGCTGGGCAATCGATCCAACTGGGTTGCGGTATTTATTAAACTATGTGTATAGACGTTACGGACTACCAATTATCATTACTGAAAATGGCTTAGGTGCAGTAGATCAATTGGAAGCAGATGGTTCAATTCAAGATGACTATCGGATCGAATATGTCCAAAAACACTTAGAACAAATGGAAAAAGCCATTGTAGAAGACTATGTTGATTGCTTTGGTTATCTGATGTGGGGACCGATCGACTTAGTTAGCGCAACGACTGGTGAAATGAAAAAACGCTATGGTTTTATTTATGTGGATAAAAATGACGACCAGACAGGGACGTTGGAAAGGAAAAAGAAAAAATCCTTTGATTGGTACCAAGCGTATATTAAAAAGCATCCTCATTTTATTGTCTAA
- a CDS encoding PTS beta-glucoside transporter subunit EIIBCA, producing the protein MKYQSFNEEIIRLVGGKENIQAVVHCMTRLRFTLNDRSKANTEELKVVDGVIDVVSNNVAYQVIIGTHVSEVHAELINMLGLASNTDEETEEKEKKNPFKAAMDLLSETMTPVIEPIIASGLLAGFLSLFSITGLISADSPTYQLLDSIRSAVFFFLPIFIAMSCAKRLKASPYLAVALAATLVSSSINDVAGLSIFGIQLPQMAYANSFIPIILAVWFMGQLTVLLKKYVPKFLQYFLNPLLIMVICLPVTLLIFGPIGIWIGDGIGWFFEVLHNTFGSWIVVMLYAAFQPFLIMLGAGNFMMPLALNFVNKMGYDPIFLAAATISDLAVSGAMLGYFLRAKDSKQKQLFGTVSFSALMGVTEPAIYGVFIKYRRPFVAVMIGGGIGGLFAGLMNVKTYSIVWGLMGLPSYADNQDFSNLVFMIISVVIGFIAAAVSAYILGIPQEEKEVVVKEELEGTTVEKNIELKKVPLASVVEGKAISLTEINDQAFSTGALGKGLGIIPADDKIVAPVSGEVSAVFPTKHAIGIKTEQGVEVLIHIGIDTVELDGQYFDTIVEQGDKVKQGQLLSTVDFAGIQKDGYDPTVIVVVTNTMDYLDVIPAVKEDLEAQDECLTVIL; encoded by the coding sequence ATGAAATATCAATCATTCAATGAAGAAATCATCCGCTTGGTAGGCGGAAAAGAAAATATCCAAGCAGTCGTTCACTGTATGACTCGCTTACGTTTTACGTTGAACGATCGCTCAAAAGCGAATACCGAAGAACTGAAAGTCGTCGATGGTGTAATCGATGTTGTTTCAAATAATGTGGCATATCAAGTCATCATTGGCACTCATGTTAGTGAAGTGCATGCAGAATTGATCAATATGCTCGGATTAGCATCTAATACAGATGAAGAAACGGAAGAAAAAGAAAAGAAAAATCCATTCAAAGCTGCCATGGATCTACTTTCTGAAACGATGACACCGGTGATCGAACCGATTATTGCTTCTGGATTGTTAGCTGGCTTTTTATCCTTATTTTCAATCACAGGACTGATTTCAGCTGACAGCCCAACGTATCAATTATTGGATTCGATTCGTTCAGCCGTCTTCTTCTTTTTACCAATTTTCATCGCGATGTCTTGTGCAAAGCGTTTGAAAGCAAGTCCGTATTTAGCTGTGGCACTAGCTGCAACACTTGTTTCAAGTTCGATCAATGACGTAGCTGGACTAAGTATTTTTGGAATTCAACTGCCGCAAATGGCGTATGCAAACTCATTTATTCCAATTATTTTGGCCGTTTGGTTTATGGGGCAATTAACAGTTTTATTAAAGAAATATGTGCCTAAATTTTTACAATATTTTTTAAATCCGTTGTTGATCATGGTGATTTGTTTACCTGTGACGTTATTGATTTTTGGCCCGATCGGCATTTGGATCGGCGACGGTATCGGCTGGTTCTTTGAAGTGCTGCATAATACATTTGGTAGCTGGATCGTTGTGATGCTGTATGCTGCGTTTCAGCCATTCTTGATTATGTTGGGTGCAGGGAATTTCATGATGCCGTTAGCGTTGAACTTTGTGAATAAAATGGGCTATGATCCAATCTTTTTAGCAGCGGCAACTATTTCTGATTTAGCGGTATCTGGTGCAATGCTAGGATATTTCTTAAGAGCGAAAGATTCTAAACAAAAACAATTGTTTGGAACAGTTAGTTTTAGTGCTTTGATGGGGGTAACAGAACCCGCGATTTATGGTGTGTTTATCAAGTATAGAAGACCATTTGTTGCAGTGATGATTGGTGGGGGAATCGGTGGCTTGTTTGCAGGACTGATGAATGTTAAAACCTACTCGATCGTTTGGGGATTGATGGGATTACCTTCTTATGCGGATAATCAAGATTTTTCTAACTTAGTTTTCATGATTATTAGCGTTGTAATTGGTTTTATTGCAGCTGCGGTTTCGGCTTATATTTTAGGGATTCCACAAGAGGAAAAAGAAGTCGTCGTTAAAGAAGAGTTAGAAGGGACGACAGTTGAAAAAAACATTGAATTAAAGAAGGTTCCATTAGCATCAGTAGTTGAAGGGAAAGCTATTTCTTTAACTGAAATCAATGACCAAGCATTTTCGACCGGTGCGTTAGGCAAAGGTTTGGGGATCATACCAGCAGATGATAAAATCGTTGCGCCAGTATCGGGTGAAGTGTCAGCTGTTTTTCCGACCAAACACGCAATTGGTATTAAAACAGAACAAGGAGTCGAAGTGCTGATTCATATTGGGATTGATACGGTGGAGCTGGATGGTCAGTACTTTGACACGATCGTAGAACAAGGGGACAAAGTGAAACAAGGACAATTGTTGTCAACTGTTGATTTTGCAGGAATTCAAAAAGATGGGTATGACCCAACGGTAATCGTGGTCGTGACAAATACGATGGATTATCTAGATGTGATTCCAGCAGTGAAAGAAGATTTAGAGGCTCAGGATGAGTGTTTAACAGTTATTTTATAA